The proteins below come from a single Halomonas binhaiensis genomic window:
- the fliT gene encoding flagellar protein FliT — MPLVNRYETLLEMTCRMLELSRNASWEELIALETDYMEKTASLPTVTPDQLDQASQKRLRELIEAILANDQALRQQLIEHRDALGHLIQVSRCKQDLNRTYVGGRIINAGNRFRQKTS; from the coding sequence ATGCCACTCGTCAATCGCTACGAAACGCTGCTGGAAATGACCTGTCGCATGCTGGAGCTTTCCCGCAATGCCTCATGGGAAGAGCTGATTGCCCTGGAAACAGATTATATGGAGAAGACAGCAAGCCTCCCCACTGTGACCCCGGATCAACTCGATCAAGCTTCTCAGAAACGTCTGCGCGAGTTGATCGAAGCCATTCTTGCCAATGACCAGGCCTTGCGCCAACAGCTCATTGAACACCGTGATGCACTGGGACACCTGATCCAGGTTTCACGCTGCAAGCAGGACCTCAATCGCACTTATGTTGGCGGCAGAATCATCAATGCGGGCAACCGGTTTCGGCAGAAAACATCGTGA
- the fliS gene encoding flagellar export chaperone FliS: MTSSPGHGRGAYAYARIGIETSAMSASPHQLIVMLFDGALMSIRTARLHLEEGHTTAKGEAIAKALDIVNSGLRAALDHERGADIAHQLDSLYEYIARRLIVANLNNDTVALDEAEHLLETIASAWREISPDRDPHAS, from the coding sequence ATGACCAGCTCCCCCGGGCATGGACGGGGAGCATATGCCTATGCCCGTATCGGCATCGAAACCAGCGCAATGTCAGCCAGCCCTCATCAACTGATCGTCATGCTGTTCGATGGCGCTCTGATGTCGATACGAACAGCTCGCCTGCACCTCGAGGAAGGCCATACGACGGCCAAGGGAGAAGCCATTGCCAAGGCGTTGGATATCGTCAACAGCGGATTACGAGCAGCCCTTGATCATGAACGCGGAGCTGATATCGCCCACCAGCTCGATTCGCTGTACGAATACATTGCACGTCGTCTGATCGTGGCCAATCTGAATAACGATACTGTCGCTCTCGATGAGGCGGAACACTTGCTTGAGACCATCGCCTCTGCCTGGCGTGAGATTTCACCAGACAGAGATCCCCATGCCTCCTGA
- the fliD gene encoding flagellar filament capping protein FliD, with product MPSISSLGIGSGLDLNGLLDQLEAAERKQLDPIKARQASYEAKISAYGKLDSALTSFQDAVSKLKDPDLFNSLSSNVEGEGITASDSTSAQAGRYNISVSQLARAQSLASAGFDKRDAELGGGTLSLTVGGKSLDIDISQEDSSLEGIRDAINASDAGVRATIVNNGAPDAPYRLVLTSKETGTEATVSDLSYTASGSDTTLEGALDLGNMEETVSAQNAEMTVNGIAISSASNKVEGAIEGVTLTLSATGDSIVTVENDNFALRDTITSFVDSYNDLQGTIGELTSFNADSGAAGELLGDATLRSIDERLRSALAFTPDAEGLGSLSDTGITLQLNGTLELDDKRLDDVIAHQREDLVTFFSGGSTEETAKSGYADQLATTLDNILDDDGLLENATTGLETRLKTVNAQYVRTEQTINDTVERYRKQFSQLDTMIASMNQTSNYLTQQFDALNAQTSQ from the coding sequence ATGCCCTCTATCTCTAGCCTTGGTATCGGCTCTGGCCTGGATCTCAATGGCCTGCTTGATCAGCTGGAAGCGGCCGAGCGCAAGCAGTTGGACCCCATCAAGGCCCGACAGGCAAGTTACGAGGCCAAGATTTCTGCCTATGGCAAACTCGACAGCGCCCTGACAAGCTTCCAGGATGCGGTGAGCAAGCTCAAGGATCCGGATCTTTTCAATAGCCTGTCGAGCAATGTCGAGGGAGAGGGCATCACCGCCAGCGACAGCACCAGTGCTCAAGCTGGACGCTATAACATCAGTGTGAGCCAACTGGCTCGAGCCCAAAGCCTTGCCTCGGCAGGTTTCGACAAACGTGATGCTGAACTGGGTGGTGGAACGCTGTCGTTGACGGTGGGAGGCAAAAGCCTCGATATCGACATCAGCCAGGAAGACAGTTCACTGGAAGGCATTCGTGATGCCATCAATGCCTCCGATGCTGGTGTGCGTGCCACCATCGTCAATAATGGCGCCCCCGATGCCCCCTACCGCCTGGTGCTGACAAGCAAGGAAACAGGCACTGAAGCCACTGTATCGGATCTGTCATATACCGCGTCGGGCAGTGACACGACTCTCGAAGGTGCGCTTGATCTCGGTAACATGGAAGAGACTGTCAGCGCCCAGAACGCTGAAATGACGGTCAATGGCATTGCCATCAGCAGTGCCTCGAACAAGGTCGAAGGTGCTATCGAAGGCGTCACCCTGACACTCAGTGCCACAGGCGACAGTATCGTCACCGTAGAGAACGACAACTTTGCCTTGCGCGATACCATCACTTCCTTCGTTGATAGCTACAACGACCTGCAGGGCACCATCGGCGAGCTGACCAGCTTCAACGCGGATAGCGGTGCAGCCGGTGAGCTACTGGGCGACGCTACGCTGCGAAGTATCGATGAACGCCTGCGCAGTGCGCTTGCCTTCACCCCTGACGCCGAAGGCCTGGGTTCTCTCAGCGATACCGGTATTACCTTGCAGCTCAATGGCACTCTCGAACTCGATGACAAACGCCTGGACGACGTCATCGCTCACCAGCGCGAAGACCTGGTGACCTTTTTCAGCGGTGGCAGCACCGAAGAAACCGCCAAGTCCGGATATGCCGATCAACTCGCCACCACTCTGGACAACATCCTGGATGACGATGGCCTGCTGGAAAACGCCACCACCGGCCTCGAAACACGTCTCAAGACAGTCAATGCGCAATACGTGCGCACTGAGCAGACCATCAACGATACCGTAGAACGCTATCGCAAGCAGTTCAGCCAGCTCGACACCATGATCGCCAGCATGAACCAGACCAGCAATTATCTGACGCAGCAATTTGATGCTCTCAATGCTCAGACAAGCCAATAA
- a CDS encoding FliC/FljB family flagellin: MSVINTNITSMIGQQNLNRSQNSLTTAMERLSSGLRINSAKDDAAGQAIANRMTSQVTGLNQAQRNANDGISVAQTAEGALNQVNDNLQRVRELTVQAQNGTNSAKDLNSIQKEIGQRLDEIDRISEETSFNGVKVLAKDQDLSIQVGANDGEQITLNLKEINAETLGLDTFNVNSYQGTLAAAADGDLKDSTGVDVKAADITVTDSEGAISDATLQKDEAGNYFVQGTNAKGDTVSFAVDENDFAITDSPDGGTTAPTAAVTFSSKDTELTEAKTADPLATLDTALNSVDTLRSDLGAIQNRFESAITNLSTTETNLSAARSRIEDADYAVEVANMTRAQILQQAGTSVLAQANQVPQGVLSLLR, translated from the coding sequence ATGTCCGTCATCAACACCAACATCACTTCCATGATTGGTCAGCAGAACCTGAACCGTTCACAAAACTCTCTGACCACTGCCATGGAGCGCCTTTCCTCCGGTCTGCGTATCAACAGCGCCAAGGATGACGCTGCCGGTCAGGCCATCGCCAACCGCATGACCTCTCAGGTCACGGGTCTGAACCAGGCGCAGCGTAACGCCAACGATGGTATCTCTGTTGCCCAGACTGCTGAAGGCGCCCTCAACCAGGTCAACGACAACCTGCAGCGTGTTCGTGAGCTGACTGTTCAGGCCCAGAATGGCACCAACTCTGCCAAGGACTTGAACTCCATCCAGAAGGAAATCGGTCAGCGCCTTGACGAGATCGATCGCATCTCCGAAGAAACCAGCTTCAACGGCGTCAAGGTGCTGGCCAAGGACCAGGACCTGTCTATCCAGGTCGGTGCCAATGATGGCGAGCAGATCACTCTCAACCTGAAGGAAATCAATGCCGAGACACTGGGTCTGGATACCTTCAATGTCAACTCTTATCAGGGGACTCTGGCCGCCGCTGCCGATGGAGACCTGAAGGATTCCACTGGTGTTGATGTCAAGGCTGCTGACATTACGGTCACGGATAGTGAAGGCGCTATCAGCGATGCCACTCTGCAGAAGGATGAAGCAGGCAACTACTTCGTCCAGGGTACCAATGCCAAAGGCGATACGGTGTCCTTCGCCGTTGACGAGAACGACTTCGCTATCACTGATAGCCCGGATGGTGGTACTACTGCCCCGACAGCAGCCGTCACTTTCAGCTCCAAGGATACTGAGCTGACAGAAGCCAAGACCGCTGATCCGCTGGCGACTCTGGATACTGCGCTGAACTCTGTCGATACCCTGCGTTCCGACCTCGGTGCGATCCAGAACCGTTTCGAATCTGCCATCACCAACCTGAGTACCACTGAAACTAACCTGTCTGCGGCTCGTTCACGCATCGAAGACGCCGACTACGCGGTGGAAGTGGCCAACATGACTCGCGCTCAGATCCTGCAGCAGGCCGGTACTTCTGTGCTAGCCCAGGCCAACCAAGTGCCACAGGGCGTTCTCTCCTTGCTGCGCTGA
- a CDS encoding fimbrial protein, which produces MSSGTRGQIELRVDRSFLGESHFSGELAKVYWQFTSAIGGPDLDHPFIRISADFTVRTTQTCSFRAGDTFTVDLGSTAINQLNIGAPPGLGYIPRPIDLSVDCTNSTHGNLSGLEFFATATGTPDANGPYIATSKPGIGVAMTDASGNLLGLGMENGMIRPLQGGSSQTRLLFYPTLVPGQESLVTPGPYNTTVTITVTIP; this is translated from the coding sequence GTGAGCTCGGGAACTCGAGGGCAGATTGAGCTTCGAGTCGACCGAAGTTTTCTCGGAGAGTCTCACTTTTCCGGGGAACTGGCCAAGGTTTACTGGCAGTTCACCAGCGCTATCGGTGGTCCAGACCTTGACCACCCATTTATCAGAATAAGCGCTGACTTTACGGTCAGGACGACACAAACCTGCTCCTTCCGTGCAGGAGATACTTTTACCGTGGACCTGGGCAGCACAGCAATCAACCAACTCAATATTGGAGCTCCACCAGGGTTAGGTTATATACCCAGGCCGATCGACCTGTCAGTGGATTGCACCAACAGTACACATGGCAATCTCTCAGGACTTGAATTCTTTGCCACAGCAACGGGCACCCCTGATGCCAACGGCCCTTATATCGCCACCAGCAAACCCGGTATTGGAGTGGCCATGACGGATGCCTCCGGCAACCTGCTGGGACTAGGGATGGAAAATGGCATGATACGGCCACTCCAGGGTGGCAGCTCACAGACACGATTATTGTTTTACCCCACTCTCGTCCCCGGTCAGGAAAGCCTGGTGACTCCGGGCCCCTATAACACGACAGTGACCATCACGGTAACCATTCCCTGA
- a CDS encoding fimbrial protein, with protein MMMLLSSSHLRHSLAIYGCLVSSISIGSTITTTDPLPEGLPVWQCASPTSVFVGATEKIDGSRQVGNITSRRFSVYSDIHTVCHCPRSHTGNVLYTATASQPETNGWLKLNDNLSARVIIHGNGLDNQQVPFFQIRSSQQSGCFPGTSSYGPRSPAADGQVEFRVDKSFLGESHFSGELSRVYRQFQGADGGPAHNYPFARINADISVKTTQNCSFRAGNTFTVDLGSTPINHLKVGAPPELGYIPRQIDLSVNCDNISDSDIQGLEFFATAAGIPNTNGPYIATSKPGIGVAMTDVSGNLLGLGMENSEIHPLQGGSSLKKVQFYPTIVPGQKSEVTPGPYNATVTITVTIP; from the coding sequence ATGATGATGTTGTTATCTTCCTCTCACCTTCGCCATTCCCTTGCCATTTACGGATGCCTTGTTTCCAGCATATCCATTGGTAGCACGATCACTACGACCGACCCTTTACCAGAAGGCTTGCCTGTCTGGCAATGTGCCAGCCCAACCTCAGTTTTCGTAGGAGCAACTGAGAAAATTGATGGTTCCCGTCAGGTGGGGAACATCACTTCACGTCGTTTTTCTGTCTATTCAGATATACATACTGTTTGTCACTGCCCAAGATCTCATACTGGCAATGTGTTATATACAGCTACCGCATCCCAGCCAGAAACCAATGGTTGGCTCAAGCTGAACGATAACCTTTCAGCGCGAGTGATCATTCATGGCAATGGATTAGACAATCAACAAGTACCTTTTTTCCAGATCAGGAGTTCCCAACAGAGTGGATGCTTTCCTGGCACCAGCAGCTATGGCCCTCGCTCCCCAGCAGCCGATGGCCAGGTCGAGTTCCGGGTCGACAAGAGTTTTCTCGGTGAGTCTCACTTTTCTGGTGAGTTATCCAGAGTCTACAGGCAGTTTCAAGGTGCCGATGGCGGGCCAGCGCATAACTATCCTTTTGCCAGAATAAACGCTGACATTTCGGTCAAGACCACGCAAAACTGCTCCTTCCGTGCGGGAAATACCTTTACTGTGGACCTGGGAAGCACACCGATCAATCATCTCAAGGTTGGTGCACCACCAGAGCTTGGTTATATACCAAGGCAAATCGACCTGTCAGTGAACTGCGACAACATCTCGGATAGCGATATTCAAGGGCTTGAATTCTTTGCCACAGCCGCAGGTATTCCCAATACCAATGGCCCCTATATCGCCACCAGTAAACCAGGTATCGGAGTAGCGATGACAGATGTCTCCGGCAACCTGCTGGGACTAGGCATGGAGAATAGTGAGATTCATCCTTTACAAGGGGGAAGTTCCCTAAAAAAAGTACAGTTCTACCCTACTATCGTCCCAGGTCAGAAAAGCGAGGTCACTCCCGGGCCTTATAATGCAACAGTGACCATCACGGTAACTATTCCCTGA
- a CDS encoding molecular chaperone, with protein MKSRRIKTVLFILCMLLLSIGQTQAAITLAGSRVIYPGERKNVSIELTNKGDTAVLVQSWLDSGDASRQPGEEALPFVITPPVTRVEARSGQTLRLAYINRILPQDRESLFWLNVLEIPPKLSAAENLNTMQVALRTRIKMLFRPAGLKGSVAQGAERLQWRWGNITPAGQELIAENSSPFYLNFASFQISWPGGGDSIDIAPIPPKGQHIFIVKQLRNAPSNASINGRWINDYGSSSTIHYSL; from the coding sequence CAGACTCAAGCAGCCATCACCCTTGCCGGTTCTCGGGTTATTTATCCAGGCGAGCGCAAGAACGTCAGTATCGAATTGACCAACAAAGGAGATACAGCAGTCCTTGTCCAATCCTGGCTGGATAGTGGCGATGCCAGCCGCCAACCTGGAGAGGAGGCCCTCCCCTTTGTTATCACACCACCGGTAACACGCGTTGAGGCCCGATCCGGGCAGACACTGCGACTAGCCTACATCAACCGTATTCTCCCCCAGGATCGTGAATCACTATTCTGGCTCAATGTATTGGAAATACCGCCGAAATTATCAGCGGCAGAAAATCTGAACACCATGCAGGTGGCATTGCGCACACGTATCAAAATGCTGTTTCGTCCAGCAGGGCTAAAGGGAAGTGTCGCCCAAGGTGCCGAACGTCTGCAGTGGCGCTGGGGAAATATCACTCCAGCAGGGCAAGAGCTGATAGCCGAAAACTCATCGCCCTTCTATCTCAATTTTGCCAGTTTTCAGATTTCCTGGCCAGGGGGTGGCGATAGCATTGATATCGCACCTATCCCACCGAAAGGCCAGCATATATTCATTGTAAAACAGCTAAGAAATGCACCATCAAATGCCAGCATCAATGGCAGGTGGATCAATGATTACGGTTCCTCATCTACTATTCATTATTCATTATAA